The Spirochaetota bacterium genome includes a window with the following:
- a CDS encoding Ig-like domain-containing protein codes for MNSALSKISSGKAAILKKIVALLIIIATMPFVNACTKVSIDYTNLLEYLWLTRPRISVTGITLNKERTTVLVSGTEQLTALILPLTATNQAVTWTSSDAAVVAVTTGGLLNGVAAGSATVTATSADRGFTASCSVTVSSVAVPVASIVTNKKSTTILAGSAEQLMATILPLAATNQNVTWASSNPWIVTVGPGGLVSAVAAGSAVITVTSNDGVYSASFTVTVATVAVAAAGVTLNKSSLTLGTGSFEQLTVALSPSNATNQNITWTSSNQAVATVGPGGLVTAVAAGAAVITARTVDGGYTATCVVTVTGSAAAQWARTVVSATDASYIYNIAAVSDGSVYAAGIIMGTGVFDFGNGSTATANFASRNCLLVKYDDTGLAQWAVTVLNGGDDSYFRGVAVASDGSVYAVGEIDNSGIFDFGNGVTATAPGGTNAVIVKYDSSGLTLWALPVTTAAAGASMFQGVAAAPDGSVYVAGEISGNEMYDFGNGVTVTGSAAGSSYAVLVKYDNSGLAQWAATVAATDSSMFNVVSVGPDGSVYAAGGIIGTSTHDFGNGATATGTCATGNIVVLKYSSSGVAQWARSVISGSDESIFYGISIAPDGSVYASGMINNTTTYDFDYGITATGTAAGASSSNGVLVKYDSAGVTQWAQTVISGSGITGFLRVSAAPDGTVFVGGGIQGTITYDFGNGVTAVGTYGGGMNPLLLKYSSAGVPQWASYLTAGTDESFFWGVSVAPDGSIYAGGSLTNTVAYDFGNGSVVIGPYTGDNILLVKYK; via the coding sequence ATGAATAGTGCATTGTCAAAAATCTCCTCCGGGAAAGCCGCTATATTAAAAAAGATCGTGGCTCTCCTCATTATAATTGCAACCATGCCCTTTGTGAATGCCTGCACAAAGGTTTCCATCGACTATACCAATTTATTGGAATACCTGTGGCTTACCAGGCCCAGGATATCGGTTACCGGCATCACCCTCAATAAAGAAAGGACCACGGTGCTGGTTTCCGGCACCGAACAGCTGACGGCGCTGATACTGCCCCTGACCGCCACGAACCAGGCTGTGACCTGGACAAGCTCCGACGCGGCGGTGGTGGCAGTGACAACGGGCGGCCTTCTCAACGGCGTAGCGGCGGGGAGCGCAACGGTAACCGCAACCAGCGCCGACAGGGGCTTCACCGCCTCCTGTAGTGTTACGGTATCGTCCGTGGCTGTCCCCGTGGCAAGCATCGTGACCAACAAAAAGAGCACCACCATCCTGGCCGGCTCGGCGGAACAGCTGATGGCAACGATACTCCCCTTAGCCGCCACGAACCAGAATGTGACATGGGCTTCATCCAATCCCTGGATTGTCACTGTTGGGCCGGGCGGCCTGGTCAGCGCCGTGGCGGCCGGGAGCGCTGTCATTACGGTAACAAGCAACGACGGCGTCTATAGCGCGTCATTCACGGTGACGGTAGCCACTGTGGCGGTGGCGGCGGCGGGGGTTACCCTGAACAAATCTTCATTGACCCTCGGGACCGGATCCTTTGAACAGCTCACGGTGGCGCTCTCGCCTTCCAACGCCACGAACCAGAATATAACATGGACATCATCCAACCAGGCCGTTGCCACGGTGGGCCCGGGCGGGCTGGTGACGGCCGTTGCCGCCGGCGCTGCGGTCATAACGGCGCGGACTGTCGACGGCGGCTATACGGCCACCTGCGTGGTCACGGTGACAGGCTCAGCCGCGGCCCAGTGGGCCCGGACGGTTGTATCGGCAACCGATGCTTCATATATTTACAATATTGCGGCCGTATCGGACGGTTCTGTTTACGCTGCAGGCATTATCATGGGAACCGGCGTCTTTGACTTCGGTAACGGCTCAACGGCAACCGCCAATTTTGCCTCACGGAATTGCCTGCTGGTCAAATATGATGACACCGGCCTGGCCCAGTGGGCGGTAACGGTGCTTAACGGTGGTGATGATTCATATTTCAGGGGAGTGGCGGTCGCGTCCGACGGATCGGTCTATGCCGTGGGGGAAATCGACAATTCCGGAATCTTCGACTTCGGCAACGGCGTGACGGCCACGGCGCCGGGGGGCACCAATGCCGTAATTGTTAAATATGACAGCTCCGGTCTGACCCTATGGGCGCTGCCCGTAACGACCGCCGCCGCCGGCGCTTCAATGTTCCAGGGAGTTGCGGCCGCCCCGGACGGCTCGGTTTATGTTGCGGGAGAAATCAGCGGTAATGAAATGTATGATTTCGGCAACGGCGTAACGGTAACGGGGTCAGCAGCCGGTTCCTCCTATGCCGTACTGGTCAAATACGACAACTCCGGCCTTGCCCAGTGGGCCGCCACGGTCGCGGCGACCGACAGCTCGATGTTCAATGTCGTGTCAGTGGGGCCGGACGGGTCAGTGTACGCGGCGGGAGGCATTATCGGAACCAGCACCCATGACTTCGGCAACGGCGCAACGGCAACCGGGACCTGCGCCACCGGAAATATCGTAGTGTTAAAATACAGCAGCTCAGGCGTAGCCCAGTGGGCGCGGTCCGTCATCTCGGGTAGCGACGAATCAATATTTTATGGGATATCGATCGCGCCGGACGGGTCCGTGTATGCGTCCGGTATGATTAATAATACCACTACCTATGACTTCGACTACGGCATAACGGCTACCGGGACCGCCGCCGGAGCCAGCAGCTCCAATGGGGTACTGGTCAAGTATGACAGCGCCGGCGTGACCCAGTGGGCCCAAACAGTTATATCCGGCAGCGGCATAACTGGTTTTCTCAGGGTATCGGCGGCGCCGGATGGCACCGTGTTCGTGGGAGGAGGCATCCAGGGAACCATCACCTATGATTTCGGCAATGGGGTCACCGCCGTGGGGACCTATGGCGGGGGCATGAATCCCCTGCTGTTAAAATATAGCAGCGCCGGCGTACCCCAATGGGCAAGCTACCTGACGGCGGGAACCGATGAATCATTCTTCTGGGGCGTGTCTGTCGCTCCGGATGGATCCATATACGCGGGCGGATCGTTGACCAATACCGTTGCCTATGACTTCGGCAATGGCTCTGTGGTAATCGGGCCGTATACAGGCGATAACATCCTCCTGGTTAAATATAAGTAA
- a CDS encoding peptide-binding protein — MRTKRLLQALEYIFIVMILAGCSGLAPEKDPYTLTAHMGAEPGTLNPITATDSYAHAINLKIYETLVDRDYDTLEVKPMLAERWQISPDHLKFRFYLKKGIVWSDGAAFTADDVVYSYNRIMDPKVSSSQLKVYYIDIKSCKKIDPYTVEFIYSRPYYLALIFCGGMPIVPKHIFDNGADFNTHKNNRFPVGTGPFRFERWDTGKNIILVRNERYRGPKPEIRRVVYKIIAEGSVALQMLKKGEIDLMGVRDIEWVRQTNSKKFTDNFYKLKYFMPTFSYIGWNSQRPFFSDRRVRLAMTHLINRKEILDKLLFGLGEIVTGPFYIFGKANDPAIRPWPYDPERAKALLKEAGWIDHDGDGILDRDGKKFSFTFTISSGSKFTERLVSILKEDFARAGIDMDINRYEWAVYLDKIQSRNFDATSLGWSDPDFQDDPYQIWHSSQIKGGSNYIGFSNREADLIIEKARVEFDEGRRNRMYHRFHRILHDEQPYTFMYTGPALAVVSRRFTNVKVHTRGLNYLEWKVGKRQ, encoded by the coding sequence TTGAGAACCAAACGGCTCTTACAGGCCCTTGAATACATTTTCATCGTGATGATCCTCGCCGGATGCTCCGGGCTCGCGCCGGAAAAGGACCCCTATACCCTTACCGCCCACATGGGGGCGGAGCCGGGCACCCTGAACCCGATCACAGCCACAGATTCCTACGCCCACGCCATCAATCTGAAGATTTACGAGACCCTGGTTGACCGCGATTACGACACCCTGGAAGTCAAGCCGATGCTGGCGGAGCGGTGGCAAATCTCGCCGGATCACCTGAAGTTCCGCTTTTACCTGAAAAAGGGGATTGTCTGGAGTGACGGGGCCGCGTTCACGGCGGACGACGTGGTGTATTCATACAACAGGATCATGGACCCGAAGGTCTCCAGCTCCCAGCTCAAGGTCTATTACATTGACATCAAGAGCTGTAAAAAGATCGATCCATATACCGTGGAGTTCATATACTCCAGGCCCTATTACCTGGCCCTCATTTTCTGCGGCGGCATGCCCATCGTGCCGAAGCATATTTTCGATAACGGCGCTGATTTCAATACCCATAAGAACAACCGCTTTCCAGTCGGGACCGGGCCTTTCAGGTTCGAGCGGTGGGACACCGGAAAGAACATCATCCTCGTCCGCAACGAGCGTTACCGCGGCCCGAAGCCCGAGATCCGCAGGGTGGTTTACAAGATCATAGCCGAAGGGAGCGTCGCCCTGCAGATGCTCAAGAAGGGCGAGATCGACCTCATGGGCGTCCGCGACATCGAGTGGGTGCGCCAGACCAATTCGAAAAAGTTTACTGATAATTTCTACAAGCTGAAATATTTTATGCCCACCTTCAGCTATATCGGATGGAACTCGCAGAGGCCCTTCTTCAGCGACCGGAGGGTCCGCCTGGCCATGACGCACCTCATAAACCGGAAGGAGATACTGGACAAGCTCCTCTTCGGGCTGGGCGAGATCGTCACCGGTCCCTTCTACATTTTCGGGAAGGCCAATGACCCGGCCATCAGGCCGTGGCCCTACGATCCTGAGCGGGCCAAGGCTCTGCTGAAAGAGGCCGGCTGGATCGACCATGACGGCGACGGCATCCTCGACAGGGACGGGAAGAAGTTCTCCTTCACCTTCACCATATCGTCGGGGAGCAAGTTCACGGAGCGCCTGGTGAGCATCCTGAAGGAAGACTTCGCCAGGGCCGGTATCGACATGGACATCAACCGGTACGAATGGGCCGTGTATCTCGACAAGATCCAGAGCAGGAATTTCGACGCCACTTCCCTCGGCTGGTCCGATCCCGATTTCCAGGACGATCCGTACCAGATCTGGCACTCTTCCCAGATAAAGGGCGGGTCCAACTATATCGGGTTCAGCAACAGGGAAGCGGACCTGATCATAGAAAAGGCGCGCGTGGAATTCGATGAAGGCAGGCGTAACAGGATGTACCACCGGTTCCACCGGATACTCCACGATGAACAGCCGTACACCTTCATGTACACCGGCCCCGCCCTGGCGGTGGTGAGCAGGCGCTTTACCAACGTGAAGGTGCATACACGGGGCTTGAATTACCTCGAATGGAAGGTGGGAAAACGGCAATGA
- a CDS encoding ABC transporter permease → MKKYLVKRILLIVPTLLGITFITYMMIRLAPGDYTKLKMGMEGALKGGSISKEILEQEKKLYGLDKPIIVGYIDWLAKSARLDFGTSRKDGRPVSKRIAEALPITLTLNIISMIIIYIISIPMGVFSAVRKDSAFDRGSSLVLFILYSLPTFWVGLLLLLYLGSGEYLNLFPLGGFRSDWAAEAGFVTRVLDVGWHLVLPVATLTYGGFAFLARYTRANMLEVINQQYIMTARAKGLSEKKVIFVHAFRNSLIPLITLMATLLPGLLGGSVIVESIFSVPGMGMLAFEAILSRDIPVIMAIETIAALLTLAGILIADLAYALADPRIRLEAKI, encoded by the coding sequence ATGAAGAAATACCTGGTAAAAAGGATTCTCCTCATCGTTCCCACGCTCCTGGGGATCACCTTCATAACGTATATGATGATTCGCCTCGCGCCCGGCGATTACACGAAGCTCAAGATGGGCATGGAGGGCGCCCTGAAGGGCGGCTCCATCTCGAAGGAGATCCTGGAGCAGGAGAAGAAGCTCTACGGCCTTGACAAGCCGATCATCGTCGGGTACATCGACTGGCTCGCCAAGTCGGCGCGCCTCGATTTCGGCACCTCCCGCAAGGACGGGAGACCGGTGTCGAAGCGCATCGCCGAGGCGCTCCCCATAACCCTGACGCTGAACATCATCTCGATGATCATCATCTATATCATCTCTATACCCATGGGCGTCTTTTCCGCCGTACGCAAGGACAGCGCCTTTGACCGGGGGTCGAGCCTTGTCCTGTTCATCCTCTACTCGCTGCCGACCTTCTGGGTCGGGCTTCTCCTGCTCCTCTACCTGGGGAGCGGCGAGTACCTGAACCTCTTTCCCCTGGGCGGGTTCCGCTCCGACTGGGCGGCCGAGGCGGGTTTCGTCACCCGTGTCCTCGACGTGGGATGGCACCTGGTGCTGCCGGTGGCGACCCTGACCTACGGCGGCTTCGCCTTCCTGGCGCGGTACACCAGGGCGAACATGCTGGAGGTGATCAACCAGCAGTACATCATGACGGCCCGGGCCAAGGGCCTGTCAGAAAAGAAGGTCATCTTCGTCCACGCTTTCAGAAATTCACTGATTCCCCTCATCACCCTGATGGCGACGCTACTCCCGGGGCTCCTGGGCGGGAGCGTTATCGTGGAATCGATCTTTTCCGTGCCGGGCATGGGGATGCTGGCCTTCGAGGCGATACTCTCCCGGGACATCCCGGTCATCATGGCCATCGAGACCATTGCCGCGCTCCTCACCCTGGCGGGCATACTCATCGCGGACCTGGCCTACGCCCTGGCGGACCCGCGGATCAGGCTGGAGGCGAAGATATGA
- a CDS encoding ABC transporter permease, which translates to MRRGYWARVWREFRKNRLAFGGLIFVAVLFCVAIFAPLLANSKPYIYADKGRVYFPILFNYPELKDADLRKDTYGGFKIFPPIAYSYSEYDLNSIVIAPCAKHLMGTDEQGRDLTARMIHGSRVSIFIGFIAVAIYVAIGIIIGAVAGYYGGWIDITISRLIEIIMCFPTFFLILTILALVGPNLVNVMVVIGLTSWPGIARIVRGEFMKLRETDFVIASRAVGARDARIILRHILPNSLAPVLVSATFGIASTILIESSLSFLGFGVQPPTPSWGDILSQSRDFMDFAWWLTLIPGFAIFLTITAYNLVGEGLQDAIDPKAISK; encoded by the coding sequence ATGAGGCGCGGATACTGGGCACGGGTATGGAGGGAGTTCAGGAAGAACCGCCTCGCCTTCGGCGGGCTGATCTTCGTCGCCGTCCTGTTCTGCGTCGCCATCTTCGCGCCGCTCCTGGCGAACAGCAAACCCTACATCTACGCGGACAAGGGGCGCGTCTACTTCCCGATCCTTTTCAACTACCCGGAGCTCAAGGACGCGGATCTGCGCAAGGATACCTACGGTGGATTCAAGATCTTCCCGCCCATAGCCTATTCCTATTCCGAATACGACCTGAACAGCATCGTCATCGCCCCCTGCGCGAAGCACCTGATGGGGACCGACGAGCAGGGCAGGGACCTGACGGCGCGCATGATCCACGGGAGCAGGGTGTCCATATTCATCGGCTTCATCGCCGTGGCCATCTACGTGGCCATCGGCATAATCATCGGCGCCGTGGCCGGGTATTACGGCGGCTGGATCGACATAACCATATCGCGGCTGATCGAGATCATCATGTGCTTCCCGACCTTTTTCCTTATCCTTACCATCCTGGCCCTGGTGGGCCCCAACCTGGTGAACGTCATGGTGGTCATCGGCCTGACCAGCTGGCCGGGGATCGCGCGGATCGTCCGCGGCGAGTTCATGAAGCTCCGGGAAACCGATTTCGTCATCGCATCCCGCGCCGTGGGGGCTAGGGACGCGCGCATCATCCTGCGCCACATCCTTCCCAATTCACTGGCGCCGGTCCTGGTCTCGGCCACTTTCGGGATCGCTTCCACGATCCTCATCGAGTCGTCGTTGAGCTTCCTCGGCTTCGGGGTCCAACCGCCCACGCCAAGCTGGGGCGATATCCTCTCCCAGTCGCGGGACTTCATGGACTTCGCCTGGTGGCTGACGCTGATCCCCGGCTTCGCCATTTTCCTGACCATAACTGCCTACAACCTGGTGGGGGAGGGCCTGCAGGACGCAATAGACCCGAAGGCGATCAGCAAGTAA
- a CDS encoding serine/threonine protein phosphatase — MIRRRSGVSFLYYIIGDIHGYFKRLVGILDRLMKRIQPTDTLLFLGDYIDRGPQSYEVIDFLIELSRTPTLDTVFLKGNHEDMFLTYLRGEDSAGVYIINGGDATIRSYIAHRGVFELPKHHREFFNGLRPYYEGEDFIAVHAGLNPDTDRLEAQDEFDLLWIREKFFRNDKRWDKTVVFGHTPVTYLSREGPIYDDPRRNIIGIDSGVIYGNPLTCLVWPTREIIRG; from the coding sequence ATGATCCGGCGGCGGTCGGGGGTGTCTTTTTTGTATTATATAATCGGCGATATCCATGGGTATTTCAAGCGCCTGGTCGGTATACTGGACCGGTTGATGAAACGCATACAGCCGACGGATACATTGCTGTTCCTGGGTGATTATATCGACCGGGGGCCCCAATCATACGAGGTGATAGATTTTCTCATTGAACTTTCACGGACCCCGACGCTCGACACGGTGTTCCTGAAGGGGAACCATGAAGACATGTTCCTAACCTATCTGCGGGGCGAAGACAGCGCCGGCGTGTATATCATAAACGGGGGGGACGCCACGATCAGGAGCTATATCGCCCACCGGGGCGTCTTCGAGCTGCCCAAGCACCACCGGGAGTTTTTCAACGGTCTCCGCCCTTATTACGAGGGGGAGGACTTCATCGCGGTCCACGCGGGGCTCAATCCCGATACGGACCGTCTCGAGGCGCAGGATGAATTCGACCTCCTCTGGATACGGGAAAAATTCTTCCGCAATGATAAGCGCTGGGATAAAACGGTGGTATTCGGCCATACGCCGGTGACGTATCTCTCCCGGGAGGGACCCATCTATGACGACCCCCGGCGCAATATAATAGGCATCGATTCGGGCGTGATATACGGCAACCCGCTGACCTGCCTGGTCTGGCCGACGCGGGAGATCATCAGGGGATGA
- a CDS encoding SUMF1/EgtB/PvdO family nonheme iron enzyme produces MASKKSKYLPAALLTAALCVMCDLSAQTEFGITGRIESIGKINSIVILFNDRPTETAYFMIEDKTVYGSVEISSVMYTRSGSYKYRAIARYTLSNRQYARQIRAGVDIALVKTGSRRESDYPDEPGVVERNYRPSMVSSKDGRRMVLVPEGKFMFGSNQGDRDESPEQAQYLDNYYIDACEVSNDDYLKFVENSNVKPPLSWNGARYRDGEGNLPVMVTYYEAEAYAKWAGKRLPTEEEWEKAARGPGKAAKGEGGKNLVYPWGNNFDPEKANTAEFWADEKTGAHLKLRHGISNRGSMPVGAFDPEGSSPFGVLNMAGNAREWTSSWYMPYEGNRSRQGKEYRRYGKQFKVVRGGSWYSPRYRVRVTGRETGGMPSLRSDNLAGFRCVKEVDVIDLERE; encoded by the coding sequence ATGGCCTCGAAAAAATCAAAATATCTGCCGGCCGCTTTATTGACCGCGGCGCTCTGTGTCATGTGTGATCTCTCCGCTCAAACGGAATTCGGCATCACGGGAAGGATCGAGTCCATAGGGAAGATAAACAGCATCGTTATTCTCTTTAACGATCGGCCGACTGAAACGGCCTATTTCATGATAGAGGACAAGACGGTGTACGGATCGGTCGAGATATCGTCGGTCATGTATACCCGGAGCGGAAGCTACAAGTACCGCGCCATCGCCCGGTACACCCTGTCGAACAGGCAGTACGCCCGGCAGATCCGGGCCGGGGTTGATATCGCTCTTGTGAAGACCGGGAGCCGTCGCGAGAGCGATTATCCGGACGAGCCCGGCGTAGTGGAAAGGAATTACCGGCCCTCGATGGTTTCTTCCAAAGACGGCAGGCGGATGGTCCTTGTTCCGGAAGGTAAATTCATGTTCGGATCCAACCAGGGCGATCGGGACGAATCGCCGGAGCAGGCGCAATATCTCGATAATTATTACATTGATGCCTGCGAAGTCTCCAATGATGATTATCTCAAGTTCGTGGAGAACAGCAACGTCAAGCCGCCCCTCTCCTGGAACGGCGCCAGGTACCGGGACGGGGAGGGAAACCTCCCCGTGATGGTCACCTATTATGAGGCCGAAGCCTACGCGAAGTGGGCCGGAAAGCGCCTGCCCACGGAAGAGGAATGGGAAAAGGCCGCCCGCGGTCCGGGGAAAGCCGCCAAAGGCGAGGGCGGGAAAAACCTTGTCTATCCCTGGGGAAATAATTTCGATCCTGAAAAGGCCAACACCGCCGAATTCTGGGCTGATGAAAAAACCGGGGCCCACCTCAAGCTCCGCCATGGAATCTCGAATCGCGGATCGATGCCGGTGGGGGCCTTCGATCCCGAGGGATCCTCGCCCTTCGGCGTTCTTAACATGGCAGGCAACGCCAGGGAATGGACCTCCAGCTGGTACATGCCCTATGAGGGAAACCGGTCAAGGCAGGGAAAGGAATACAGGCGCTATGGGAAGCAATTCAAGGTGGTCCGGGGCGGTTCCTGGTATAGCCCCAGGTACCGGGTGCGCGTAACCGGCAGGGAGACCGGCGGAATGCCGAGCCTGCGCAGCGACAATCTTGCCGGTTTTCGCTGTGTCAAGGAAGTTGACGTAATTGACCTGGAAAGAGAATGA
- a CDS encoding SpoIIE family protein phosphatase, whose product MKFFQFLAKNITYTFALSAITVATSWVLGVFAFFLGTSFIMISYEKLTLFYMKWMPVAVAIPTVLHWFLFGMLNPLGIPAYMEPLRAVNRAYKNNLDIPEEDLAKVYTNFSDLPMYNLLTSTVLTAVAGIIILALSYYEYRFGVGYTTAEFFAMTKASGLTVIIVIILYGMSTYLFTESLTNPERTAIYNKIMSAGASVKPRALIGIRLKFLFFVWLMVITLLTFAALMERVRFFEEFSIAVIFVYFGISILASFFLMQITTGSIMRILNDLIRMTRTIASGGTAGYEVLSLEREFTAIQFAVMETAREIDDFRRDIEGKVAKRTEELEDALTSLRSRDEQIQKQLDMASVIQRSILPGKIDDWNELKFAVRYLAMEKIGGDFYDVHLLREDKIGVMIADVSGHGIPAALVTTMAKMSFGNAGAKYDSPKKIFQEMNQNILDHVKTQDYMTCFMLAVDDDYNVVYSNASHQKAILLRHDGEIELLDTNGLFIGAIEEARESYDEKKTKLEYGDRIILYTDGIPEAINEERVEYSNKRLEDAIRMHRHLPAEDFAEAIIGDVRRYMGSAQLVDDITFLVLELARDEAVDIIKNSKRLINAHQYQEASEVLEKGFKKYPENQKILYNLAKNYFRVNSFRKAIDRIQAYIENDKMNKNAYYIGGASYYQLGDFENAITYFDKALEIDPGFVNALFAMGMALKKKGDEDGAVTLFEKVINIDPDNKMAMFEIRSITEKK is encoded by the coding sequence ATGAAGTTTTTCCAATTTCTGGCGAAGAATATCACTTACACCTTCGCCCTTTCCGCCATTACCGTCGCGACCAGCTGGGTGCTGGGCGTGTTCGCCTTTTTCCTGGGCACGTCATTCATCATGATCTCCTATGAGAAGCTCACCCTGTTCTATATGAAATGGATGCCCGTGGCGGTGGCGATCCCCACGGTGCTGCACTGGTTTCTCTTCGGCATGCTTAACCCTCTCGGGATCCCGGCGTACATGGAACCCCTCAGGGCGGTCAACAGGGCTTACAAGAACAATCTCGACATACCGGAGGAAGACCTGGCAAAGGTGTACACTAACTTTTCCGATCTCCCCATGTACAATCTCCTGACATCGACAGTCCTTACGGCCGTGGCCGGGATCATCATACTCGCCCTGAGCTATTATGAATACCGGTTCGGGGTCGGTTATACGACCGCGGAATTCTTTGCCATGACAAAGGCGTCCGGGCTCACGGTCATCATCGTTATCATTCTGTACGGGATGTCAACGTACCTTTTCACCGAATCCCTGACAAACCCCGAGCGGACCGCCATATACAACAAGATCATGAGCGCCGGCGCGAGCGTAAAGCCGCGGGCCCTTATCGGCATCAGGCTCAAGTTCCTGTTCTTCGTATGGCTCATGGTCATCACGCTGCTGACCTTTGCCGCCCTGATGGAAAGGGTTCGCTTTTTCGAGGAATTCAGCATAGCGGTCATATTCGTATATTTCGGCATATCGATCCTGGCCAGCTTTTTCCTGATGCAGATCACCACCGGCTCCATCATGCGGATCCTGAACGACCTTATCCGCATGACCCGGACGATCGCGTCAGGCGGCACCGCCGGGTACGAGGTCCTATCGCTGGAGCGGGAATTTACCGCCATCCAGTTCGCCGTCATGGAAACGGCCCGGGAGATCGACGATTTCAGGCGCGACATCGAGGGGAAGGTCGCCAAGCGGACAGAGGAGCTCGAGGACGCGCTGACGAGCCTGCGGAGCAGGGACGAGCAGATCCAGAAGCAGCTGGACATGGCCAGCGTCATCCAGCGGAGCATCCTCCCCGGCAAGATAGACGACTGGAACGAGCTGAAGTTCGCGGTGCGTTACCTCGCCATGGAGAAGATCGGCGGCGACTTCTATGACGTGCACCTCCTGAGGGAGGACAAGATAGGCGTCATGATCGCCGACGTATCGGGCCACGGCATCCCGGCCGCCCTCGTCACCACCATGGCGAAGATGTCCTTCGGCAACGCGGGGGCGAAGTATGATTCCCCGAAAAAGATTTTCCAGGAAATGAACCAGAACATCCTTGACCACGTCAAGACCCAGGACTACATGACCTGCTTCATGCTGGCGGTCGACGACGATTATAACGTGGTATATTCAAACGCCAGCCACCAGAAGGCGATTCTCCTCAGGCATGATGGCGAGATCGAGCTCCTCGACACCAACGGCCTGTTCATCGGCGCCATAGAGGAGGCGCGGGAATCCTATGACGAAAAGAAGACGAAGCTCGAGTACGGCGACCGGATCATACTCTACACCGACGGTATCCCGGAGGCCATCAACGAGGAGCGCGTCGAGTACTCCAACAAGCGCCTTGAGGACGCGATCCGGATGCACCGGCACCTGCCCGCGGAGGATTTCGCCGAGGCGATCATCGGCGACGTGCGCCGGTACATGGGCAGCGCCCAGCTCGTCGACGACATCACCTTTCTGGTCCTGGAGCTTGCCCGGGACGAGGCCGTCGACATCATCAAGAATTCGAAGCGTCTCATCAACGCCCACCAGTACCAGGAGGCGAGCGAGGTCCTGGAGAAGGGCTTCAAGAAGTACCCTGAGAACCAGAAGATACTCTACAACCTCGCCAAGAACTATTTCCGGGTAAACAGCTTCCGCAAGGCCATTGACAGGATCCAGGCCTATATCGAGAACGACAAGATGAACAAGAACGCCTATTACATAGGAGGCGCCTCCTATTACCAGCTGGGCGACTTTGAAAACGCCATTACCTATTTTGATAAGGCCCTTGAGATCGATCCCGGTTTCGTGAACGCCCTCTTTGCCATGGGCATGGCCCTCAAAAAGAAAGGTGATGAGGACGGCGCCGTGACGCTCTTCGAAAAGGTCATTAATATTGACCCGGACAACAAGATGGCCATGTTCGAGATACGGAGCATCACTGAGAAGAAGTAG